Proteins from a genomic interval of Zingiber officinale cultivar Zhangliang chromosome 2A, Zo_v1.1, whole genome shotgun sequence:
- the LOC122039871 gene encoding protein ASYMMETRIC LEAVES 2-like has protein sequence MASSCSSSSSSVVQVSSSSRSAAATAAAAAAASSTSSPCAASKFLRRKCQPDCVFAPYFPPDQPQKFVHVHRVFGASNVTKLLNELHPLQREDAVNSLAYEADMRLFDPVYGCVRVISILQHQLRQLQIDLSRAKSELSKYQSAAAAAAAAAAAAAAASSHSPAAAAAQHPSSFLDHQAALPFVGATTGFDFPQSHHHYHNGSHQIMMLRNHHADADLLAARLGDTANGAYDAGLAAAMSASASPATIRLLGGGHYSRPSATGGDEHSSVGSM, from the coding sequence ATGGCGTCGTCGTGTTCGTCTTCGTCGTCTTCGGTGGTGCAGGTGTCGTCGTCGTCGAGGTCTGcggcggcgacggcggcggcggcggcggcggcgtcttCGACGAGTTCGCCGTGCGCGGCGTCCAAGTTCTTGCGGCGGAAGTGCCAGCCGGACTGCGTGTTCGCGCCCTACTTCCCGCCGGACCAGCCGCAGAAGTTCGTGCACGTGCACCGGGTGTTCGGCGCCAGCAACGTCACCAAGCTGCTCAACGAGCTGCACCCGCTGCAGCGGGAGGACGCGGTCAACTCGCTCGCCTACGAGGCGGACATGCGCCTCTTCGACCCCGTCTACGGCTGCGTCCGCGTCATCTCCATCCTCCAGCACCAGCTCCGCCAGCTCCAGATCGACCTCTCCCGCGCCAAGTCCGAGCTCTCCAAGTACCAGTCCGCAGCCGCCGCAGcagcagcggcggcggcggcggcggctgcaGCCTCTTCCCACTCcccggccgccgccgccgcccaaCACCCCTCCTCCTTCCTCGACCACCAAGCCGCCCTCCCCTTCGTCGGCGCAACTACGGGCTTCGACTTCCCGCAAAGCCACCACCACTACCACAACGGCAGCCACCAGATCATGATGCTGCGCAACCATCACGCCGACGCGGATCTACTGGCGGCCAGACTGGGAGACACTGCCAACGGAGCCTACGACGCGGGGCTCGCCGCGGCAATGAGCGCCTCCGCCTCGCCAGCCACCATCAGGCTGCTCGGCGGCGGACACTACTCGAGGCCGAGCGCCACCGGCGGCGATGAGCATTCGAGCGTCGGATCCATGTAA